From Pagrus major chromosome 2, Pma_NU_1.0, one genomic window encodes:
- the LOC141018227 gene encoding zona pellucida sperm-binding protein 4-like isoform X2: MSVNISKGQFADLPFTIYVQDDHGGYYQAVAVAEQCRYFLEETDTFVTFTVASHGCFVRRQKYITNLTVVIMAPADRGRVNIIRSLPLVCERNAEEVSKNSNPLVLRHPSCNKDGFDITISQNATVPPLNLDAVWIPSSQSHNCKPQKRSKDAVTFSFPFSDCGTQSMISDGTITYWVNIEVKQRLQGGSIFRDTPFHLTVRCSFALAQMTHLGIDVQGEKSPSTLKSEGLLRTEMRFAKDSNYRSFYSSSRDPLTVTELGQPVYVEVFVLKHEDEDLKLLLEDCWATPTKNPHDPKRWKLLVKGCPFTGDSHRTVVLPVVSNKELKYPSLHKRFSVKMFSFVKPPTFEHLVYFHCDIELCKGPGCSQPCRNGRRKLRRITSGPGQTILYSEASGGPLLYLL; the protein is encoded by the exons ATGTCTGTTAACATATCAAAGGGACAATTTGCTGATCTGCCTTTCACTATTTATGTTCAAG ATGATCACGGCGGATATTACCAAGCTGTTGCTGTAGCAGAACAGTGTCGCTACTTCCTGGAAGAAACTGACACCTTTGTTACCTTCACGGTTGCTTCACATGGATGTTTTGTGAGAAGACAA AAATATATCACAAATCTGACGGTTGTCATCATGGCACCTGCGGACAGGGGAAGAGTTAATATTATCAGATCATTACCTCTCGTATGTGAAAGGAACGCTGAAG AAGTGAGCAAAAACAGTAACCCACTGGTGTTGAGACATCCTTCCTGCAACAAGGATGGGTTCGACATTACCATTTCTCAGAACGCCACAGTCCCACCTCTGAACCTGGATGCAGTCTGGATCCCTTCGAGCCAAAGCCACAACTGTAAACCCCAAAAAAGATCCAAGGATGCTGTCACGTTCAGCTTTCCATTCTCTGATTGTGGCACGCAGTCCATG ATATCTGATGGGACTATAACGTACTGGGTCAACATTGAGGTGAAACAACGTTTGCAGGGAGGCTCAATCTTTCGTGACACTCCTTTCCA tcTTACTGTGCGTTGTAGCTTTGCTCTTGCCCAAATGACTCATCTGGGCATCGACGTTCAGGGAGAAAAGTCCCCATCGACACTGAAGAGTGAGGGACTACTGAGGACAGAAATGAGGTTTGCCAAAG ATTCTAATTACAGGTCTTTCTATTCTTCGTCTCGAGACCCTCTGACAGTGACTGAGCTCGGCCAGCCTGTGTATGTGGAGGTGTTTGTTCTCAAACATGAGGACGAGGAtttgaagctgctgctggaggactGCTGGGCGACACCGACTAAAAACCCTCATGACCCCAAAAGATGGAAGCTGCTCGTTAAAGG ATGTCCTTTCACTGGTGATAGCCACAGAACTGTTGTGCTGCCGGTTGTCTCCAATAAGGAGCTGAAGTATCCCTCTCTTCATAAGAGGTTTTCAGTCAAGATGTTCTCATTTGTGAAGCCCCCGACATTTGAACATCTG GTatatttccactgtgatatAGAGTTATGTAAAGGACCAGGTTGCTCACAACCCTGCAGGAATG GAAGGAGGAAATTGAGAAGAATCACATCAGGGCCAGGACAGACGATTCTTTACAGTGAAGCCTCTGGTGGACCTCTTCTTTACCTGCTGTAA
- the LOC141018227 gene encoding zona pellucida sperm-binding protein 4-like isoform X1, translating to MSVNISKGQFADLPFTIYVQDDHGGYYQAVAVAEQCRYFLEETDTFVTFTVASHGCFVRRQKYITNLTVVIMAPADRGRVNIIRSLPLVCERNAEEVSKNSNPLVLRHPSCNKDGFDITISQNATVPPLNLDAVWIPSSQSHNCKPQKRSKDAVTFSFPFSDCGTQSMISDGTITYWVNIEVKQRLQGGSIFRDTPFHLTVRCSFALAQMTHLGIDVQGEKSPSTLKSEGLLRTEMRFAKDSNYRSFYSSSRDPLTVTELGQPVYVEVFVLKHEDEDLKLLLEDCWATPTKNPHDPKRWKLLVKGCPFTGDSHRTVVLPVVSNKELKYPSLHKRFSVKMFSFVKPPTFEHLDVLLQVYFHCDIELCKGPGCSQPCRNGRRKLRRITSGPGQTILYSEASGGPLLYLL from the exons ATGTCTGTTAACATATCAAAGGGACAATTTGCTGATCTGCCTTTCACTATTTATGTTCAAG ATGATCACGGCGGATATTACCAAGCTGTTGCTGTAGCAGAACAGTGTCGCTACTTCCTGGAAGAAACTGACACCTTTGTTACCTTCACGGTTGCTTCACATGGATGTTTTGTGAGAAGACAA AAATATATCACAAATCTGACGGTTGTCATCATGGCACCTGCGGACAGGGGAAGAGTTAATATTATCAGATCATTACCTCTCGTATGTGAAAGGAACGCTGAAG AAGTGAGCAAAAACAGTAACCCACTGGTGTTGAGACATCCTTCCTGCAACAAGGATGGGTTCGACATTACCATTTCTCAGAACGCCACAGTCCCACCTCTGAACCTGGATGCAGTCTGGATCCCTTCGAGCCAAAGCCACAACTGTAAACCCCAAAAAAGATCCAAGGATGCTGTCACGTTCAGCTTTCCATTCTCTGATTGTGGCACGCAGTCCATG ATATCTGATGGGACTATAACGTACTGGGTCAACATTGAGGTGAAACAACGTTTGCAGGGAGGCTCAATCTTTCGTGACACTCCTTTCCA tcTTACTGTGCGTTGTAGCTTTGCTCTTGCCCAAATGACTCATCTGGGCATCGACGTTCAGGGAGAAAAGTCCCCATCGACACTGAAGAGTGAGGGACTACTGAGGACAGAAATGAGGTTTGCCAAAG ATTCTAATTACAGGTCTTTCTATTCTTCGTCTCGAGACCCTCTGACAGTGACTGAGCTCGGCCAGCCTGTGTATGTGGAGGTGTTTGTTCTCAAACATGAGGACGAGGAtttgaagctgctgctggaggactGCTGGGCGACACCGACTAAAAACCCTCATGACCCCAAAAGATGGAAGCTGCTCGTTAAAGG ATGTCCTTTCACTGGTGATAGCCACAGAACTGTTGTGCTGCCGGTTGTCTCCAATAAGGAGCTGAAGTATCCCTCTCTTCATAAGAGGTTTTCAGTCAAGATGTTCTCATTTGTGAAGCCCCCGACATTTGAACATCTG gATGTCCTTCTACAGGTatatttccactgtgatatAGAGTTATGTAAAGGACCAGGTTGCTCACAACCCTGCAGGAATG GAAGGAGGAAATTGAGAAGAATCACATCAGGGCCAGGACAGACGATTCTTTACAGTGAAGCCTCTGGTGGACCTCTTCTTTACCTGCTGTAA
- the LOC141015842 gene encoding uncharacterized protein — protein MTADRLILALCFMCVSSNDEPNLASSCDDSGLCETYTLSAPLGSSVLLPCDFLTRSLNWVSWVHLPQMNLVQLTSNGRVKFVDPRYGRVKAFPNQGSEGNYSICIDELENSDLGCYRCEQGKDCLQVELVAEIDSRKDSSARRPRPNEPSQEDEPNLASSCDDSGLCETYTLSAPLGSSVLLPCDFLTRSLNWVSWVHLPQMNLVQLTSNGRVKFVDPRYGRVKAFPNQGSEGNYSICIDELENSDLGCYRCEQGKDCLQVELVAEIGRASEEILLLVYICAGVAFILLIVGGYCCLKYILGYVTWTPDNTDNPVAAGAGAPPQETGREQQRGEDNLVYENDDQGRVNQWGHPFRNLGSVPGVQPHPDMTQPSQSGIYPNVDQFNFERMESHRRKQRFHRELFNRLRQASFSRHHYVNQVDLSKQQAVSTQARNQRRGNVGEKKVDENREYKNPIYNRSTEQLNNL, from the exons ATGACTGCAGACAGGTTGATTTTAGCTCTGTGCTTCATGTGCGTGTCTTCAAATG ATGAGCCAAACCTTGCGAGTTCCTGTGACGACTCGGGGCTTTGTGAGACGTACACACTCAGTGCTCCACTCGGCTCCTCTGTCCTCCTACCATGCGACTTTTTGACAAGAAGCCTCAACTGGGTGTCATGGGTCCACCTTCCTCAGATGAACCTGGTCCAGCTCACATCTAATGGGCGTGTTAAGTTCGTGGACCCCAGATATGGCCGGGTGAAAGCCTTTCCAAACCAGGGCTCAGAGGGGAACTACTCCATCTGCATTGATGAGCTTGAAAACTCCGACCTGGGGTGTTACCGCTGTGAGCAGGGGAAGGACTGTCTTCAAGTGGAATTAGTAGCTGAGATAG ACTCAAGAAAAGATTCATCAGCACGCCGTCCCCGACCCAATGAACCATCTCAAGAAG ATGAGCCAAACCTTGCGAGTTCCTGTGACGACTCGGGGCTTTGTGAGACGTACACACTCAGTGCTCCACTCGGCTCCTCTGTCCTCCTACCATGCGACTTTTTGACAAGAAGCCTCAACTGGGTGTCATGGGTCCACCTTCCTCAGATGAACCTGGTCCAGCTCACATCTAATGGGCGTGTTAAGTTCGTGGACCCCAGATATGGCCGGGTGAAAGCCTTTCCAAACCAGGGCTCAGAGGGGAACTACTCCATCTGCATTGATGAGCTTGAAAACTCCGACCTGGGGTGTTACCGCTGTGAGCAGGGGAAGGACTGTCTTCAAGTGGAATTGGTAGCTGAGATAG GTAGAGCGAGTGAAGAGATCCTGCTGCTGGTTTACATCTGTGCTGGCGTGGCTTTCATTCTGCTGATTGTCGGTGGCTACTGCTGCTTGAAGTACATCT tgggCTATGTTACCTGGACACCCGACAATACAGACAATCCTGTGGCTGCAG GTGCTGGTGCTCCACCTCAGGAAACAGGCAGAGAACAACAGAGAG GAGAAGACAACCTTGTCTATG aaaatgatgacCAAGGCCGAGTGAACCAGTGGGGCCACCCTTTCAGAAATCTCGGCAGTGTACCAGGAGTTCAGCCTCACCCGGACATGACTCAACCCTCTCAGAGTGGGATTTATCCAAACGTGGACCAGTTTAACTTTGAGAGGATGGAAAgtcacagaagaaaacagagatTTCATAGAG aACTCTTCAACAGATTACGGCAAGCAAGTTTCAGTCGGCATCATTATG TTAACCAAGTTGACCTCAGCAAGCAGCAAGCCGTGTCGACTCAGGCGAGGAATCAACGCAGAG gaaATGTGGGGGAAAAGAAAGTCGATGAAA ATCGTGAATACAAAAACCCGATTTACAACAGGAGCACAGAGCAGCTCAACAACCTGTAG
- the LOC141020171 gene encoding P2X purinoceptor 5-like, whose translation MAGSFFRGHFVALFDYKTEKYIVAKNKRVGVLYRLIQLSIIGYIIGWVFLSKKGYQETDEAIQSSVITKLKGVSVTNTTESGLLVWGPEDYVIPPQGEAVLFVVTNFLETPNQKLGYCAESPKVLDGHCRDDEDCEDGKMVEAGHGIRSGRCVRKDENSTGTCEIYGWCPIERMFKPQGPLLANAENFTIYIKNFILFSKFTFSKSNVLETTDNSYLKKCRYDDELHPYCPIFRLGDITRRAGYNFQDMSTFGGSIGIMIEWDCDLDKGYSNCKPQYHFTRLDIGMSNKTIAQGFNFRHTRYFKDGAGESFRSLYKVYGVRFNIMVHGKAGKFSIIPTAINVASGLALMGAGAFFCDMVLLYLMKKGDSYRERKFEGSRGKPKSASEDNCEGKSVEQETLTS comes from the exons ATGGCCGGGAGCTTCTTCAGAGGACACTTCGTCGCCTTGTTCGACTACAAAACGGAAAAATACATTGTCGCCAAAAATAAGAGAGTTGGAGTTTTGTACAGACTCATCCAGTTATCTATCATCGGTTACATTATAGG GTGGGTTTTTTTAAGCAAGAAGGGCTACCAAGAGACTGACGAGGCCATCCAGAGTTCAGTCATAACTAAACTGAAAGGAGTCTCCGTGACAAACACCACGGAGTCTGGTCTGCTTGTGTGGGGACCAGAGGACTACGTGATCCCACCACAG GGTGAAGCTGTTCTGTTTGTTGTAACAAATTTCTTAGAGACACCAAACCAGAAGCTTGGATACTGTGCTGAG AGTCCGAAAGTGCTGGATGGCCACTGTCGAGACGATGAGGACTGCGAAGACGGAAAGATGGTAGAGGCTGGTCACG GAATAAGAAGTGGCCGATGCGtaagaaaagatgaaaactcCACTGGTACCTGTGAAATCTATGGCTGGTGTCCTATTGAAAGAATGTTCAAACCACA agGACCTCTGCTGGCAAATGCTGAAAACTTCACCATCTACATCaagaatttcattttattttccaaattcacattttcaaa GTCCAATGTCCTTGAAACGACTGACAACTCCTATTTGAAGAAATGCAGATACGATGACGAGCTGCATCCCTACTGCCCCATCTTCCGCCTGGGAGACATCACCAGGCGAGCTGGATACAACTTCCAGGACATGAGCACATTT GGCGGCTCCATTGGTATTATGATTGAGTGGGACTGTGACCTCGACAAAGGCTACTCCAACTGCAAGCCACAGTACCACTTCACTCGGCTGGACATCGGTATGTCCAACAAGACCATCGCCCAGGGATTTAACTTCAG ACACACTCGTTATTTCAAAGATGGTGCTGGTGAGAGCTTTCGATCTCTATACAAAGTCTACGGTGTCCGGTTTAACATCATGGTGCATGGAAAG GCGGGGAAATTCAGCATCATCCCAACAGCCATCAATGTCGCTTCAGGACTGGCTTTGATGGGCGCT GGAGCATTCTTCTGTGACATGGTCCTTCTCTACCTGATGAAGAAGGGCGACTCTTATCGAGAGAGGAAGTTTGAAGGATCCAG AGGTAAACCAAAGTCAGCATCTGAAGACAACTGTGAGGGGAAAAGCGTGGAGCAGGAGACACTGACATCTTAG
- the LOC141018227 gene encoding zona pellucida sperm-binding protein 4-like isoform X4, translated as MSVNISKGQFADLPFTIYVQDDHGGYYQAVAVAEQCRYFLEETDTFVTFTVASHGCFVRRQKYITNLTVVIMAPADRGRVNIIRSLPLVCERNAEEVSKNSNPLVLRHPSCNKDGFDITISQNATVPPLNLDAVWIPSSQSHNCKPQKRSKDAVTFSFPFSDCGTQSMISDGTITYWVNIEVKQRLQGGSIFRDTPFHLTVRCSFALAQMTHLGIDVQGEKSPSTLKSEGLLRTEMRSFYSSSRDPLTVTELGQPVYVEVFVLKHEDEDLKLLLEDCWATPTKNPHDPKRWKLLVKGCPFTGDSHRTVVLPVVSNKELKYPSLHKRFSVKMFSFVKPPTFEHLDVLLQVYFHCDIELCKGPGCSQPCRNGRRKLRRITSGPGQTILYSEASGGPLLYLL; from the exons ATGTCTGTTAACATATCAAAGGGACAATTTGCTGATCTGCCTTTCACTATTTATGTTCAAG ATGATCACGGCGGATATTACCAAGCTGTTGCTGTAGCAGAACAGTGTCGCTACTTCCTGGAAGAAACTGACACCTTTGTTACCTTCACGGTTGCTTCACATGGATGTTTTGTGAGAAGACAA AAATATATCACAAATCTGACGGTTGTCATCATGGCACCTGCGGACAGGGGAAGAGTTAATATTATCAGATCATTACCTCTCGTATGTGAAAGGAACGCTGAAG AAGTGAGCAAAAACAGTAACCCACTGGTGTTGAGACATCCTTCCTGCAACAAGGATGGGTTCGACATTACCATTTCTCAGAACGCCACAGTCCCACCTCTGAACCTGGATGCAGTCTGGATCCCTTCGAGCCAAAGCCACAACTGTAAACCCCAAAAAAGATCCAAGGATGCTGTCACGTTCAGCTTTCCATTCTCTGATTGTGGCACGCAGTCCATG ATATCTGATGGGACTATAACGTACTGGGTCAACATTGAGGTGAAACAACGTTTGCAGGGAGGCTCAATCTTTCGTGACACTCCTTTCCA tcTTACTGTGCGTTGTAGCTTTGCTCTTGCCCAAATGACTCATCTGGGCATCGACGTTCAGGGAGAAAAGTCCCCATCGACACTGAAGAGTGAGGGACTACTGAGGACAGAAATGAG GTCTTTCTATTCTTCGTCTCGAGACCCTCTGACAGTGACTGAGCTCGGCCAGCCTGTGTATGTGGAGGTGTTTGTTCTCAAACATGAGGACGAGGAtttgaagctgctgctggaggactGCTGGGCGACACCGACTAAAAACCCTCATGACCCCAAAAGATGGAAGCTGCTCGTTAAAGG ATGTCCTTTCACTGGTGATAGCCACAGAACTGTTGTGCTGCCGGTTGTCTCCAATAAGGAGCTGAAGTATCCCTCTCTTCATAAGAGGTTTTCAGTCAAGATGTTCTCATTTGTGAAGCCCCCGACATTTGAACATCTG gATGTCCTTCTACAGGTatatttccactgtgatatAGAGTTATGTAAAGGACCAGGTTGCTCACAACCCTGCAGGAATG GAAGGAGGAAATTGAGAAGAATCACATCAGGGCCAGGACAGACGATTCTTTACAGTGAAGCCTCTGGTGGACCTCTTCTTTACCTGCTGTAA
- the LOC141018227 gene encoding zona pellucida sperm-binding protein 4-like isoform X3, whose translation MSVNISKGQFADLPFTIYVQDDHGGYYQAVAVAEQCRYFLEETDTFVTFTVASHGCFVRRQKYITNLTVVIMAPADRGRVNIIRSLPLVCERNAEEVSKNSNPLVLRHPSCNKDGFDITISQNATVPPLNLDAVWIPSSQSHNCKPQKRSKDAVTFSFPFSDCGTQSMISDGTITYWVNIEVKQRLQGGSIFRDTPFHLTVRCSFALAQMTHLGIDVQGEKSPSTLKSEGLLRTEMRFAKDSNYRSFYSSSRDPLTVTELGQPVYVEVFVLKHEDEDLKLLLEDCWATPTKNPHDPKRWKLLVKGHRTVVLPVVSNKELKYPSLHKRFSVKMFSFVKPPTFEHLDVLLQVYFHCDIELCKGPGCSQPCRNGRRKLRRITSGPGQTILYSEASGGPLLYLL comes from the exons ATGTCTGTTAACATATCAAAGGGACAATTTGCTGATCTGCCTTTCACTATTTATGTTCAAG ATGATCACGGCGGATATTACCAAGCTGTTGCTGTAGCAGAACAGTGTCGCTACTTCCTGGAAGAAACTGACACCTTTGTTACCTTCACGGTTGCTTCACATGGATGTTTTGTGAGAAGACAA AAATATATCACAAATCTGACGGTTGTCATCATGGCACCTGCGGACAGGGGAAGAGTTAATATTATCAGATCATTACCTCTCGTATGTGAAAGGAACGCTGAAG AAGTGAGCAAAAACAGTAACCCACTGGTGTTGAGACATCCTTCCTGCAACAAGGATGGGTTCGACATTACCATTTCTCAGAACGCCACAGTCCCACCTCTGAACCTGGATGCAGTCTGGATCCCTTCGAGCCAAAGCCACAACTGTAAACCCCAAAAAAGATCCAAGGATGCTGTCACGTTCAGCTTTCCATTCTCTGATTGTGGCACGCAGTCCATG ATATCTGATGGGACTATAACGTACTGGGTCAACATTGAGGTGAAACAACGTTTGCAGGGAGGCTCAATCTTTCGTGACACTCCTTTCCA tcTTACTGTGCGTTGTAGCTTTGCTCTTGCCCAAATGACTCATCTGGGCATCGACGTTCAGGGAGAAAAGTCCCCATCGACACTGAAGAGTGAGGGACTACTGAGGACAGAAATGAGGTTTGCCAAAG ATTCTAATTACAGGTCTTTCTATTCTTCGTCTCGAGACCCTCTGACAGTGACTGAGCTCGGCCAGCCTGTGTATGTGGAGGTGTTTGTTCTCAAACATGAGGACGAGGAtttgaagctgctgctggaggactGCTGGGCGACACCGACTAAAAACCCTCATGACCCCAAAAGATGGAAGCTGCTCGTTAAAGG CCACAGAACTGTTGTGCTGCCGGTTGTCTCCAATAAGGAGCTGAAGTATCCCTCTCTTCATAAGAGGTTTTCAGTCAAGATGTTCTCATTTGTGAAGCCCCCGACATTTGAACATCTG gATGTCCTTCTACAGGTatatttccactgtgatatAGAGTTATGTAAAGGACCAGGTTGCTCACAACCCTGCAGGAATG GAAGGAGGAAATTGAGAAGAATCACATCAGGGCCAGGACAGACGATTCTTTACAGTGAAGCCTCTGGTGGACCTCTTCTTTACCTGCTGTAA
- the dhx40 gene encoding probable ATP-dependent RNA helicase DHX40 — protein MSKSSRWDSTENESKHLPIYRHKSKLVQAVEGSTFLVVTGETGSGKTTQLPQYLHQAGICRNGKIGITQPRRVAAITVAQRVAQEMQCTLGREVGYQVRFDDCTSQDTVVKYMTDGCLLREILADPVLSQYGVVILDEVHERSLNTDILLGLLKKMFSDPAEATKGRSFPLKVVVMSATLETDKLSAFLGDCPVFAIPGRTFPVTCTFGTAVGPKDVESTGYVKEVVRMALDVHTSEMAGDILVFLTGQSEIERACDLLFEKAESIDYRYDVQDQTVEGLLILPLYGSMPTDQQRQIFQPPPSRIRKCVVATNIAATSLTINGIKYIIDSGFVKQLNHNSRVGMDILEVVPISKSEAEQRAGRAGRTSAGKCFRIYNKEFWEKSMPEYTVPEIQRTSLTAVVLTLKCLGVHDVIRFPYLDCPEERFLLEALKQLYQFDAIDRRGRVTQLGELMVEFPLQPGLTRAVLKATSLGCQDLLLPVAAMLSVENIFIRPGNPEKQKEVDKKHRALATKSGGMNDFATLLSVFQLCKSSDRPSAWCKDNWIHWRALKSAFSVETQLREIVLRLQQKRDFPVETFDGNKSELFRRCLCTGYFTNVARRSIGKVFCTMDGNGSMVNIHPSSSLFDQEGELNWVIFHDVLVTSRVYIRTVCPIRYEWVKDLLPKLHEVDVYELSSVAREEVTDEEMIKWETKEAAKRQPEVSTEDIVKKLEKRNDETTVSDARARYLQRKQQRQQSKAL, from the exons ATGTCCAAATCATCAAGATGGGACTCGACAGAAAACGAGTCAAAACACCTGCCGATCTACCGGCACAAATCCAAGCTGGTTCAGGCTGTTGAAGGCAGCACTTTTCTGGTTGTCACCGGTGAGACTGGCAGCGGGAAAACCACACAACTTCCACAGTACCTGCATCAAGCAG GTATATGTAGAAATGGCAAAATCGGCATCACGCAGCCCCGCCGGGTGGCTGCCATCACAGTGGCCCAGAGGGTAGCCCAGGAGATGCAGTGCACTCTGGGTAGAGAGGTTGGCTACCAAGTGCGCTTTGATGACTGCACATCACAG GACACTGTGGTGAAGTACATGACAGACGGCTGTTTGCTCAGAGAGATCCTGGCAGATCCTGTACTTTCTCAGTACGGTGTTGTAATCTTGGATGAAGTCCACGAACGCAGCCTCAACACG GATATTCTCCTGGGTTTATTGAAGAAGATGTTCTCCGACCCTGCCGAGGCCACCAAAGGCCGATCTTTCCCTTTGAAGGTGGTGGTGATGTCCGCCACCTTGGAAACTGACAAACTTTCAGCCTTTCTCGGCGACTGTCCCGTCTTCGCTATTCCCGGGAGGACTTTTCCTGTCACCTGCACATTTGGCACTGCTGTAGGACCTAAAGACGTAGAGAGCACTGGCTATGTAAAAGAG GTCGTTAGAATGGCCCTTGATGTGCACACCAGTGAAATGGCTGGGGatattcttgtgtttttgacag GTCAGTCAGAGATTGAGCGCGCCTGCGACTTGCTGTTTGAGAAAGCTGAGTCTATAGACTACCGCTACGACGTCCAAGACCAAACAGTGGAGGGCCTTCTTATTTTGCCCCTCTATGGATCCATGCCCACTG ATCAACAGAGGCAGATATTTCAGCCTCCGCCCTCAAGAATCAGGAAGTGTGTAGTGGCCACTAACATTGCAGCTACATCTCTCACCATCAATGGCATAAA GTACATCATAGACAGCGGGTTTGTGAAGCAGCTCAACCACAACTCCAGGGTGGGCATGGATATCTTGGAGGTGGTGCCCATTTCAAA GAGCGAGGCTGAGCAGAGAGCGGGCCGAGCTGGAAGGACCTCAGCTGGGAAATGTTTTCGAATCTACAACAAGGAATTCTGGGAGAAGAGCATGCCTGAGTATACCGTTCCAGAAATCCAGAGGACGAGTCTGACTGCGGTGGTACTCACACTCAAGTGCCTGGGCGTTCATGATGTCATTAG GTTCCCTTATCTGGACTGTCCAGAGGAACGGTTTCTTCTCGAGGCCTTAAAACAGCTCTACCAATTTGATGCCATCGACAG GAGAGGTAGAGTGACCCAGCTGGGGGAGCTGATGGTGGAGTTCCCCCTGCAACCAGGCCTTACCAGGGCTGTGCTCAAAGCCACTTCGCTCGGCTGTCAGGACCTGCTGCTCCCCGTGGCCGCCATGCTGTCCGTGGAGAACATTTTCATCAGGCCAG GTAACCCTGAGAAGCAGAAAGAGGTAGATAAAAAGCACAGAGCGCTGGCTACCAAGAGCGGCGGCATGAATGACTTTGCCACACTCCtcagtgtgtttcagttgtGTAAATCCAG TGACAGACCCTCAGCATGGTGTAAAGACAATTGGATCCACTGGAGGGCGCTGAAGTCAGCCTTCAGTGTGGAGACTCAGCTGCGAGAGATAGTCCTCCGCCTCCAGCAG aAGAGAGATTTCCCTGTGGAAACATTCGATGGCAACAAGAGTGAACTCTTCAGGCGATGCCTGTGCACAGGATACTTCACCAACGTTGCCAGAAG GTCGATTGGTAAGGTGTTTTGCACAATGGATGGCAATGGATCCATGGTTAAcattcatccatcatcatcg CTGTTTGACCAGGAGGGTGAGCTGAACTGGGTCATCTTCCACGATGTGCTGGTGACCTCACGGGTGTATATCAGGACTGTGTGCCCTATTCGTTATGAGTGGGTGAAGGACTTATTACCTAAGCTCCATGAGGTGGACGTCTATGAACTGAGCAGCGTGGCAAGAGAAGAAGTGACTGATGAGGAGATGATAAAGTGGGAGACCAAGGAAGCAGCCAAAAGACAACCAG agGTTTCTACTGAGGATATCGTGAAGAAGCTGGAGAAGCGAAACGACGAAACCACCGTCAGCGACGCTCGTGCTCGCTACCTGCAACGAAAGCAACAAAGGCAGCAGAGTAAAGCTCTTTGA